A region of Myxococcus stipitatus DSM 14675 DNA encodes the following proteins:
- a CDS encoding SBBP repeat-containing protein, translating to MMQWKSMQRQVLSGALALGMLSGCWGADSADSNADATRSQALTCTSLVPVMTSATTPSGIASASSVFSSSSLYAAWKAFDGNYSFWLSAEGQTPAWLAYQFPEGPKTVHRYAITYSNGSILTRAPKDWTLQGWNGAAWVVVDTRTQQTGWASPLRREFNVASPGAYVKYRLNVTDDNDTRAGNVVISIGALELLSCEGPVTVWTKTSGAPGGITQSYDLAGLPSGRTYLTGFTNVGLEGVPGTGGFTDGFLTARDANGGVLWSRQMGSPTSAVWPFAVATTPTSGHVLAAGVVQGPLDGATQMGERETFVTKYNDAGVRQWTRLLGSPSGTVEAYGVAVDGSDNVFIGGSTTGNVDGSVCAGLHDAFVSKYDAAGNRLWTRTVGMSGERTESRRVATDSAGNVYVSGWTTGGLDGNTVNSPSDVFVTKFNGSGVKQWTRQAGTSTGGAFNYDTTTDSDGNVYLAGVSPGGMDGVPDGSNQSNAFVVKYSPSGVRLWVWELSSGSGSAVTGIFARPEGLYVSGSGSGDVSRADDMSGGAIHSFVARLDFSGNVMWVVQQPPAVKNGVPIDVQPYGLSVDSSGSPYLGGFLYGDFDGNTLKGSPDAFVTKLAPR from the coding sequence ATGATGCAGTGGAAGTCCATGCAGCGGCAGGTGCTGTCCGGGGCTCTCGCCCTGGGAATGCTGTCCGGGTGCTGGGGAGCGGACTCAGCCGACTCCAACGCGGATGCGACACGCTCGCAGGCGCTGACCTGCACCTCTCTCGTGCCGGTCATGACGTCCGCGACGACACCGTCGGGCATCGCCAGTGCCTCCAGCGTCTTCTCGTCGTCCAGCCTCTATGCGGCCTGGAAGGCCTTCGATGGCAACTATTCCTTCTGGCTCTCCGCCGAGGGCCAGACGCCGGCCTGGCTCGCCTATCAGTTCCCGGAGGGGCCGAAGACCGTGCACCGCTATGCCATCACGTACTCGAATGGCTCCATCCTCACCCGCGCTCCGAAGGACTGGACCCTGCAGGGCTGGAACGGCGCGGCCTGGGTGGTGGTGGATACGCGCACCCAGCAGACGGGCTGGGCCAGCCCCCTGCGCCGGGAGTTCAACGTCGCCTCGCCTGGCGCCTATGTGAAGTACCGGCTGAACGTCACGGATGACAACGACACCCGCGCGGGCAATGTCGTCATCTCCATCGGGGCGCTCGAGCTGCTGAGCTGCGAGGGGCCAGTGACTGTCTGGACGAAGACCTCGGGGGCGCCCGGCGGCATCACCCAGTCCTATGACCTGGCGGGGCTTCCATCGGGGCGCACCTATCTCACGGGCTTCACCAATGTCGGCCTGGAGGGTGTCCCCGGCACGGGTGGCTTCACCGATGGCTTCCTCACCGCGCGGGACGCGAACGGGGGGGTCCTCTGGTCCCGACAGATGGGGTCGCCCACGTCGGCCGTGTGGCCGTTCGCCGTCGCGACGACTCCGACGTCGGGCCACGTGCTCGCCGCGGGCGTCGTCCAGGGCCCGCTGGATGGTGCCACGCAGATGGGAGAGCGGGAGACCTTCGTCACCAAATACAATGACGCCGGCGTGCGGCAGTGGACTCGGCTGCTGGGGTCGCCGAGCGGTACCGTCGAGGCGTATGGCGTCGCGGTGGATGGCTCGGACAACGTCTTCATCGGAGGCTCCACGACTGGCAACGTGGACGGGAGCGTGTGTGCCGGTCTCCACGACGCGTTCGTGAGCAAGTACGACGCCGCGGGCAATCGACTGTGGACGCGGACGGTCGGCATGTCGGGCGAACGGACCGAGAGTCGTCGCGTCGCCACCGACAGCGCGGGCAACGTCTATGTCTCCGGCTGGACGACCGGCGGACTGGACGGCAACACGGTGAACAGCCCCTCCGACGTCTTCGTCACCAAGTTCAACGGCAGCGGGGTGAAGCAGTGGACCCGGCAGGCCGGGACGAGCACGGGGGGCGCCTTCAACTACGACACCACCACCGACTCGGATGGGAATGTCTATCTGGCCGGCGTGAGCCCAGGAGGGATGGATGGTGTCCCCGATGGTTCGAACCAGTCCAACGCCTTCGTCGTGAAATACTCGCCGAGCGGCGTCCGGCTGTGGGTCTGGGAGCTGAGCTCGGGCTCTGGCTCGGCTGTGACGGGCATCTTCGCGCGCCCCGAGGGGCTCTACGTGAGCGGGAGCGGGAGCGGGGACGTGTCTCGGGCGGATGACATGAGCGGTGGCGCGATCCACAGCTTCGTCGCCAGGCTCGACTTCAGCGGCAATGTGATGTGGGTGGTGCAGCAGCCTCCGGCGGTCAAGAACGGAGTGCCCATCGACGTGCAGCCCTATGGCCTCTCGGTCGACTCCTCGGGCAGTCCCTACCTGGGCGGCTTCCTGTATGGCGACTTCGATGGGAACACCCTCAAGGGCTCCCCCGACGCGTTCGTGACGAAGCTGGCGCCGCGGTAG
- a CDS encoding S8 family serine peptidase produces the protein MRKFRLSSPVCLLSSLLAISGCADSTPPEPAPQAPVAQHIPHRYIVMLRPTTTANAPKGVATPEKVMGLASKYDAKVSRTYSHALQGFVAELDDSRVEALRADPSVALVEQDRKVRLHQVAGAVPWNLDRLDQKDLPLDGRYQPALTGAGVHAYVLDTGIRSTHTEFQGRLGNGFDALSPGGDAEDCHGHGTHVAGLLGGTTWGVAKAVTLHPVRAIDCEGEGTASGIVAALDWVIANHQSPAVANLSLGFEASEVIDQAVRNAVAAGITTVVAAGNDTLDACGISPARASEVITVGATNKDHAKASFSNYGPCVDVFAPGEDIESAGIADDTASAPYSGTSMATPHVAGAVALFLGAHPSATPAQARDALIAAAVPGRVANGVPTTPNLLLQTDFSAVAGDHHQPWAHLLTPFPRSTVRDTARVQVLALDDSGIRRVDFWVDGLLRASDDTFPFEFAWDTLQELNGPAVLEVRTYDTSLKGHRSAPVAVTVRNRGIADFDPELLAPRCTALTSSCGTGRLVEGMGTTGPERNAPNTLGTSCPDGYGTYYVSTSLEGLRITSLDGGPLTAGREVRISAKIAGAGSWLSPVDLFHAADARNPSWTYVGQLPFPGAGVPELSTTFVLPEGGLQAIRGVAGFNPMQASCTPEGWADHDDLVFPVANPPR, from the coding sequence ATGCGGAAGTTCCGCCTGTCGTCACCCGTCTGTCTTCTGTCTTCCCTCCTGGCCATCAGCGGCTGCGCCGACTCGACGCCCCCCGAGCCCGCGCCCCAGGCCCCCGTCGCGCAACACATTCCCCATCGCTACATCGTCATGCTTCGTCCCACGACGACGGCGAACGCCCCCAAGGGAGTGGCCACACCCGAGAAGGTGATGGGACTCGCGAGCAAATATGACGCGAAGGTCTCTCGCACCTATTCCCATGCACTCCAGGGCTTCGTCGCGGAGCTGGATGACTCCCGCGTGGAGGCCCTGCGCGCGGACCCGAGCGTCGCGCTGGTGGAACAGGACCGGAAGGTCCGGCTCCATCAAGTCGCCGGCGCGGTCCCCTGGAACCTGGACCGCCTGGACCAGAAGGACCTGCCGCTCGATGGCCGCTACCAGCCCGCGCTGACCGGAGCGGGAGTCCACGCCTACGTCCTCGACACGGGCATCCGCTCCACGCACACGGAGTTCCAGGGGCGCCTGGGGAACGGCTTCGACGCCCTGTCGCCTGGAGGAGACGCGGAGGACTGCCATGGCCATGGGACCCACGTGGCGGGCTTGCTGGGAGGCACGACGTGGGGCGTGGCCAAGGCGGTGACGCTGCATCCGGTGCGCGCCATCGACTGCGAAGGGGAAGGCACCGCGTCGGGCATCGTCGCGGCCCTCGACTGGGTCATCGCGAATCACCAGTCCCCCGCCGTCGCCAACCTGAGCCTCGGCTTCGAGGCCTCCGAGGTCATCGACCAGGCGGTCCGCAACGCCGTGGCCGCGGGCATCACCACCGTCGTGGCGGCGGGCAATGACACGCTGGACGCCTGTGGCATCTCCCCCGCCCGCGCCTCGGAAGTCATCACCGTGGGCGCCACGAACAAGGACCACGCCAAGGCCAGCTTCTCCAACTACGGCCCCTGCGTCGACGTGTTCGCCCCCGGCGAGGACATCGAGTCCGCGGGCATCGCGGACGACACGGCATCGGCGCCCTACTCCGGAACGTCCATGGCCACGCCCCATGTCGCGGGCGCCGTGGCGCTCTTCCTGGGAGCCCATCCCTCCGCGACACCCGCGCAGGCCCGGGACGCGCTCATCGCCGCGGCGGTGCCGGGGCGCGTGGCGAACGGGGTGCCGACCACTCCCAACCTGCTGCTCCAGACGGACTTCAGCGCCGTGGCCGGTGACCACCACCAGCCGTGGGCCCACCTCCTCACGCCCTTCCCTCGGAGCACCGTCCGGGACACCGCGAGGGTCCAGGTGCTGGCGCTGGATGACTCCGGCATCCGCCGCGTGGACTTCTGGGTCGACGGCCTGCTGCGCGCAAGCGACGACACCTTCCCGTTCGAGTTCGCGTGGGACACCCTCCAGGAGCTCAACGGCCCCGCCGTGCTGGAGGTCCGCACCTATGACACCAGCCTCAAGGGCCACCGCTCCGCGCCCGTCGCGGTGACGGTGCGCAACCGAGGCATCGCCGACTTCGACCCGGAGCTCCTCGCCCCCCGCTGCACGGCCCTGACGTCCTCGTGCGGCACGGGGCGCCTCGTGGAGGGAATGGGAACCACGGGCCCCGAGCGGAACGCGCCCAACACGCTGGGCACGTCGTGCCCGGATGGCTACGGGACCTACTACGTCAGCACCTCGCTGGAGGGACTGCGCATCACCAGCCTGGACGGAGGGCCGCTCACGGCGGGCCGCGAGGTGAGAATCTCCGCGAAGATCGCCGGCGCCGGGAGCTGGCTGAGCCCCGTGGACCTCTTCCACGCGGCCGATGCGCGCAACCCGAGCTGGACGTATGTCGGCCAGCTCCCCTTCCCGGGGGCCGGAGTGCCAGAGCTCTCCACCACCTTCGTCCTCCCCGAGGGTGGGCTTCAGGCGATTCGAGGCGTCGCGGGCTTCAATCCCATGCAGGCCAGCTGCACGCCGGAAGGCTGGGCGGACCACGACGACCTGGTCTTCCCGGTCGCGAATCCGCCCCGCTGA
- a CDS encoding pentapeptide repeat-containing protein, which yields MATSDSADKALVERLQREEYFANETFEGIDLQGLELRDKEFYRCTFEGCQLQESRWQRTVFEACVIRGSNVTRARFLSTGLREVRFEGSKLMGIDWSDLSSNPELSFQECGLSYCSFVGLSLRKTPFLKCVARESNFYDLDLTDADFTGSDLGGSNFRGCVLLRADFSDTTGVFLDPSVNKLKDTRVPIETAVGLARNLGMLVTGFHDEAPKRVTRKSRPAP from the coding sequence ATGGCGACGAGCGACAGTGCGGACAAGGCGCTGGTGGAGCGGCTGCAACGCGAGGAGTACTTCGCGAACGAGACCTTCGAGGGCATCGACCTCCAAGGTCTCGAGCTGCGCGACAAGGAGTTCTACCGGTGCACCTTCGAGGGCTGCCAGCTCCAGGAGAGCCGCTGGCAGCGCACCGTCTTCGAGGCGTGTGTGATTCGCGGCAGCAACGTCACGCGAGCCCGGTTCCTCTCCACCGGGCTCCGGGAGGTGCGCTTCGAGGGTTCCAAGCTGATGGGCATCGACTGGAGCGACCTCTCCTCCAACCCCGAGCTGAGCTTCCAGGAGTGTGGCCTGTCCTACTGCTCCTTCGTGGGGCTCAGCCTGAGGAAGACGCCCTTCCTCAAGTGTGTCGCGCGGGAGTCGAACTTCTATGACCTGGACCTGACGGACGCGGACTTCACCGGGTCGGACCTCGGCGGCAGCAACTTCCGGGGCTGCGTGCTGCTGCGCGCGGACTTCTCCGACACGACGGGCGTGTTCCTGGACCCGTCGGTGAACAAGCTCAAGGACACGCGGGTCCCCATCGAGACCGCCGTCGGGCTCGCCCGGAACCTGGGCATGCTCGTCACGGGATTCCACGATGAGGCCCCCAAGCGCGTGACCCGCAAGTCGCGTCCGGCCCCGTGA
- a CDS encoding S41 family peptidase: MHRSIKALPLALLLGLSACGNDDPGEGPPKTVEGEWATETYGLVVKLRGNQVELFERTEVSCLPLAAGALEEGRLPDVDLRFRREGDALVIEDSGTLYVRGKRAPIPDLCTRPPPSPKDPVLNFDILWNTFNEQYALFDLYGVDWRARYQQFRPRVSATTSDDELFALLSEMLTPLRDGHINLGGGERHFSPKPFPDDFYENHDAVLQYIDQHLMKGPGVTRTGGGQLAYQSLNARVGYIAVFKMMKFTEAADAASDVAAAGKAIDEALAALGDKAALIVDVRFNTGGHDAVSLALASRFTTTERLGVSKKGRTRDGFTPARELRFGPAGPRPFTKPVYVLQSGLSASAAEIFTMAMAPLPQVTLVGERSLGAHSDTPTRQLPNGWTFGLSIEQYFAPDGQMYESVGVPTDVAMPLDCASIAAGTDRILQEALRLTAALP; the protein is encoded by the coding sequence ATGCACCGGAGTATCAAAGCCCTGCCGTTGGCGCTGTTGCTGGGTCTGTCCGCTTGTGGGAATGACGACCCGGGGGAGGGGCCCCCGAAGACGGTGGAGGGGGAGTGGGCCACCGAGACGTACGGCCTCGTGGTGAAGCTCCGCGGCAACCAGGTCGAGCTCTTCGAGCGGACCGAGGTGAGCTGCCTCCCGCTCGCGGCGGGGGCGCTGGAGGAGGGGCGGCTGCCTGATGTCGACCTGCGCTTCCGGCGGGAGGGCGACGCGCTCGTCATCGAGGACTCCGGGACGCTCTACGTCCGGGGCAAGCGCGCCCCCATCCCCGACCTCTGCACGCGGCCCCCGCCGTCACCGAAGGACCCGGTCCTCAACTTCGACATCCTCTGGAACACCTTCAACGAGCAGTACGCGCTCTTCGACCTCTACGGCGTCGACTGGCGTGCCCGCTACCAGCAGTTCCGGCCCCGCGTCTCCGCCACCACCTCGGACGACGAGCTCTTCGCCCTCCTGTCGGAGATGCTCACGCCGCTCCGGGACGGCCACATCAACCTCGGGGGGGGAGAGCGGCACTTCTCACCCAAGCCGTTCCCCGATGACTTCTACGAGAACCACGACGCGGTCCTTCAGTACATCGACCAGCACCTCATGAAGGGACCCGGCGTCACCCGGACGGGCGGCGGCCAGCTCGCGTACCAGTCCCTCAATGCGCGGGTGGGCTACATCGCCGTCTTCAAGATGATGAAGTTCACGGAGGCGGCCGACGCGGCCTCCGACGTGGCGGCGGCGGGGAAGGCCATCGACGAAGCGCTGGCCGCCCTGGGCGACAAGGCTGCCCTCATCGTCGACGTGCGCTTCAACACGGGAGGCCACGACGCGGTGTCCCTGGCCCTCGCGAGCCGCTTCACCACCACGGAGCGGCTCGGCGTCTCCAAGAAGGGCCGCACGCGAGACGGCTTCACCCCCGCGCGCGAGCTGCGCTTCGGGCCCGCGGGGCCTCGCCCGTTCACCAAGCCCGTCTATGTGTTGCAGAGCGGCCTCAGCGCGAGCGCGGCGGAGATCTTCACCATGGCCATGGCCCCGCTGCCGCAGGTCACCCTCGTCGGGGAGCGCTCACTCGGGGCACACTCCGACACGCCCACCCGCCAGCTCCCGAATGGCTGGACGTTTGGATTGTCCATCGAGCAGTACTTCGCCCCGGACGGTCAGATGTACGAGAGCGTCGGCGTGCCGACCGACGTGGCCATGCCGCTCGACTGCGCGAGCATCGCCGCGGGCACCGACCGCATCCTCCAGGAGGCGCTCCGCCTGACGGCCGCGCTGCCTTGA
- a CDS encoding cold-shock protein, which yields MATGTVKWFNAEKGFGFIAVDGGGQDVFVHFSAIESAGYRSLEENQRVEFDIGQGKKGPQAERVRVVES from the coding sequence ATGGCAACTGGAACGGTGAAGTGGTTCAACGCGGAGAAGGGCTTTGGCTTCATCGCTGTCGATGGGGGCGGACAGGACGTGTTCGTGCACTTCTCCGCGATCGAGTCCGCGGGGTATCGGTCGCTCGAAGAGAATCAGCGCGTGGAGTTCGACATCGGGCAGGGCAAGAAAGGGCCGCAGGCGGAGCGCGTGCGCGTCGTGGAAAGCTGA
- a CDS encoding RNA polymerase sigma factor, whose translation MPPWPSILEQTYRTDHGRIVATLIRVMGGDFASAEELVQEAFEAALQQWPRDGVPAEPRAWLIRAARNKAVDRMRRGVRLGARVDELEVLARLEQELSTTPDGADWQAHPDDSLRLLFTCCHPALADDVQVALALRTLCGLTTDEVARAFLVPPATMAQRLVRAQRKIRDAGIPYVIPELDALAERTHGVLHAIYLLFSEGYAATEGDALLRVDLCAEALRLARLARSLLPRNGEVASLLSMLLLHHSRHRARVAEDGGLVLLDRQDRSVWDASEIAEGLAQLDAAFALGAFGPYTIQAAIAALHAQAKRPEDTDWEQISALYHRLSELAPSPVVELNRAAAVAMAQGPAQGLALVDDLEASGRLTSYHLLPAARAELLRRLGRREESAAAYRRALALVRTEPERRFLEERLREVI comes from the coding sequence ATGCCTCCCTGGCCGTCCATCCTCGAACAGACCTACCGCACGGACCACGGCCGCATCGTGGCCACGCTCATCCGCGTCATGGGCGGAGACTTCGCGTCGGCGGAAGAGCTGGTGCAGGAGGCCTTCGAGGCCGCGCTCCAGCAGTGGCCCCGGGACGGTGTACCCGCCGAGCCCCGGGCCTGGCTCATCCGCGCCGCGCGCAACAAGGCCGTGGACCGGATGCGGCGAGGCGTGCGGCTCGGCGCCCGGGTCGATGAGCTGGAGGTGCTGGCCCGGCTCGAACAAGAGCTCTCCACCACCCCCGATGGCGCCGACTGGCAGGCCCATCCGGACGACTCGCTCCGGCTGCTCTTCACCTGCTGCCACCCCGCGCTGGCGGACGACGTCCAGGTGGCGCTCGCGCTGCGGACCCTGTGTGGCTTGACGACCGACGAGGTCGCCCGCGCCTTCCTCGTCCCTCCCGCGACGATGGCGCAGCGGTTGGTGCGTGCGCAGCGCAAGATTCGCGACGCGGGCATCCCCTATGTCATCCCCGAGCTGGATGCGCTGGCCGAGCGCACCCATGGCGTGCTGCACGCCATCTACCTGCTGTTCTCGGAGGGCTACGCCGCCACGGAGGGAGACGCCCTGCTGCGCGTGGACCTGTGCGCGGAGGCGCTGCGGCTGGCGCGACTGGCGCGCTCGCTCCTCCCGCGCAACGGCGAGGTGGCCTCCCTCCTGTCGATGCTGCTCCTGCACCACTCCCGCCACCGCGCGCGAGTGGCCGAGGATGGTGGGCTGGTGCTCCTGGACCGGCAGGACCGGAGTGTGTGGGACGCGTCGGAGATAGCGGAAGGACTGGCGCAGCTCGACGCCGCGTTCGCCCTGGGCGCATTCGGCCCCTACACGATCCAGGCGGCCATCGCCGCACTGCACGCGCAGGCCAAGCGCCCCGAGGACACCGACTGGGAGCAGATCTCCGCGCTCTATCACCGGCTGTCCGAGCTGGCCCCCAGTCCCGTGGTGGAGCTCAACCGCGCGGCGGCGGTGGCGATGGCCCAGGGCCCCGCGCAGGGCCTCGCGCTGGTCGACGACCTGGAGGCCTCCGGAAGGCTCACCTCCTATCACCTGCTCCCCGCGGCGCGTGCGGAGCTGCTGCGCAGACTGGGACGCAGAGAGGAATCCGCGGCGGCGTATCGCCGGGCCCTCGCGCTGGTGCGCACCGAGCCCGAGCGTCGCTTCCTGGAGGAGCGGCTGCGCGAAGTGATTTGA
- a CDS encoding YciI family protein, with protein sequence MKYLLMIYENEKLWESLSQEDTQKILGEYAVFTESLEKSGSYIAGEALEPTPTATTVRIRDGKRLTTDGPFAETREQLGGFYLVEAKDLDEAIAMASRIPNARTGSIEVRPIMDYSKSMG encoded by the coding sequence ATGAAGTACCTGCTGATGATCTACGAGAACGAGAAGCTCTGGGAGTCGCTCTCCCAGGAGGACACCCAGAAGATCCTCGGCGAGTACGCCGTCTTCACGGAGTCGCTCGAGAAGAGCGGCAGCTACATCGCGGGAGAGGCCCTGGAGCCGACGCCCACGGCGACCACCGTGCGCATCCGCGACGGCAAGCGGCTGACGACGGACGGCCCGTTCGCGGAGACACGCGAGCAACTGGGAGGCTTCTATCTGGTGGAGGCAAAGGACCTCGACGAGGCCATCGCCATGGCTTCGCGCATCCCGAACGCGAGAACGGGCTCCATCGAGGTTCGCCCCATCATGGACTACTCCAAGAGCATGGGCTGA
- a CDS encoding HEAT repeat domain-containing protein yields MTRTSLLARALCLLWLPSLLTPLAALAERPTLQPETCSVEGLMDSIRRGLQSKSPAYRRYLRDLLKESAVTLPEEQLRAAFERETEPLMVEHLAAALAAKTDRGESPSTMQVVSKRALNDADPAVRAAATRALRRTSAEEHTGDMYSRLVQDTSPEVRNEAATNLIEDNRYVYAGFHGPASDTAVSAAAASSDSKVTGRILGNISTAAISPESAKTLHSLLGHDSAEVRAGAATALGGVPASEMAKARQTLGAMYRSETDVGVRTAILQSIARLGFSSAVPELQALRQVDTRLVPEVDAWIRALSTGLQEWSLLLREKQRLRQAH; encoded by the coding sequence ATGACGCGCACCTCCTTGCTGGCCCGGGCGCTGTGCCTGCTGTGGCTGCCCTCCCTGCTGACTCCGCTCGCGGCTCTCGCCGAGCGCCCCACGCTCCAGCCGGAGACGTGCTCCGTCGAGGGGCTGATGGACTCCATCCGTCGAGGACTCCAGTCGAAGTCCCCCGCGTACCGGCGCTACCTGCGGGACCTGTTGAAGGAGTCCGCCGTCACGCTCCCCGAGGAGCAGCTCCGCGCGGCCTTCGAGCGCGAGACGGAGCCCCTCATGGTGGAGCACCTGGCCGCGGCGCTGGCGGCGAAGACGGACCGGGGTGAGAGCCCCTCCACGATGCAGGTGGTGTCCAAGCGGGCGCTCAACGACGCGGACCCGGCCGTGCGCGCCGCCGCCACGCGTGCGCTGCGCCGCACCAGCGCGGAGGAGCACACGGGCGACATGTACTCGCGGCTGGTCCAGGACACCTCGCCCGAGGTCCGGAACGAGGCCGCGACGAACCTCATCGAGGACAACCGCTACGTCTATGCGGGGTTCCATGGGCCCGCATCGGACACGGCGGTGTCGGCCGCCGCGGCGTCCTCGGACTCGAAGGTGACGGGCAGGATTCTGGGCAACATCTCCACGGCGGCCATCAGTCCGGAGTCCGCCAAGACGCTCCACTCGCTGCTGGGCCATGACAGCGCGGAGGTGCGCGCGGGGGCGGCGACGGCGCTGGGCGGGGTGCCCGCGTCGGAGATGGCGAAAGCCAGACAGACTTTGGGGGCGATGTACCGCTCCGAGACGGACGTGGGGGTTCGCACGGCGATTCTCCAGAGCATCGCGCGGCTGGGGTTCTCCAGCGCGGTGCCGGAGCTCCAGGCCCTGCGCCAGGTGGACACTCGCCTCGTCCCAGAGGTGGACGCGTGGATTCGCGCCTTGAGTACCGGTCTTCAGGAGTGGAGCCTGCTCCTGAGGGAGAAGCAGCGATTGCGGCAGGCTCATTGA
- a CDS encoding bacteriocin fulvocin C-related protein, with protein sequence MSLLATLVLGGALVVSPTQARAEDSCSAAQEQIQAWLDANKETLPTTLDDISRYPMEYRRAIQGALSPQQRVALWREHLRRYIASHPQLNARQLAALDLAMATLTPELYTPVDTPELLRAQAAMRDAFDPKEARLIVSTLGPPDASSAEESAAPICQCNRSDAWCGDFSCRAYSCRSTTSGCGWFNRKACNGLCG encoded by the coding sequence ATGTCGCTTCTGGCCACCCTGGTGCTCGGAGGGGCCCTGGTGGTTTCTCCCACCCAGGCACGTGCCGAGGACAGCTGCTCGGCGGCCCAGGAGCAGATCCAAGCCTGGCTCGACGCGAACAAGGAGACGCTCCCGACCACGCTGGATGATATCAGTCGCTACCCCATGGAGTACCGCAGGGCCATCCAGGGAGCCCTGTCGCCCCAGCAGCGCGTTGCCCTGTGGCGGGAGCACCTCCGCCGCTACATCGCGAGCCACCCTCAGCTGAACGCCCGGCAGCTCGCCGCCCTGGACCTGGCGATGGCCACGCTCACGCCTGAGCTCTACACACCGGTCGATACGCCCGAACTGCTGCGAGCCCAAGCCGCCATGCGAGACGCCTTCGACCCCAAGGAGGCCCGCCTCATCGTCTCGACCCTCGGTCCTCCGGACGCCTCGAGCGCCGAGGAATCCGCGGCCCCCATCTGCCAATGCAATCGCTCGGATGCCTGGTGTGGCGACTTCTCTTGCAGGGCCTACTCCTGTCGGAGCACCACGTCGGGATGTGGCTGGTTCAACCGCAAGGCGTGTAATGGGCTCTGTGGTTAG
- the thiD gene encoding bifunctional hydroxymethylpyrimidine kinase/phosphomethylpyrimidine kinase gives MRRMQTSSSVPTALTIAGSDSGGGAGIQADLNTFSYHRVHGTTALTAITAQNTRGVTRVDVMPAEAVAAQMDAVAEDLRVGAVKTGMLVNADIISVVAWRLKSLKLGALVVDPVMVSRAGARLIDDSAVGALKQHLLPLADIVTPNRHEAELLAGLELRTLEDMQEAARRIHQLGPRAVLVKGGGMTGELRGLDVWFDGERMETLFLRAVKTQNTHGTGCTLSAAITAGLALGQDAREATRRAKEFVTAALEHPLHLGQGHGPFSHFSPLNRPA, from the coding sequence ATGCGCCGCATGCAGACCTCTTCGTCCGTGCCGACGGCACTCACCATCGCGGGTTCCGACAGCGGCGGTGGCGCCGGCATCCAGGCCGACCTGAACACCTTCTCGTATCACCGCGTGCACGGCACCACCGCGCTCACGGCCATCACCGCGCAGAACACCCGAGGCGTCACCCGAGTCGACGTGATGCCCGCGGAGGCCGTGGCCGCGCAGATGGATGCCGTCGCGGAGGACCTTCGCGTCGGCGCGGTGAAGACGGGCATGCTCGTCAACGCGGACATCATCTCCGTCGTCGCATGGCGGCTGAAGTCCTTGAAGCTGGGCGCGCTCGTGGTGGACCCCGTCATGGTGTCGCGTGCGGGAGCGCGCCTCATCGACGACTCGGCTGTCGGTGCCTTGAAGCAGCACCTGCTCCCCCTGGCGGACATCGTCACGCCCAACCGCCACGAGGCGGAGCTGCTCGCGGGGCTGGAGCTGCGCACGCTGGAGGACATGCAGGAGGCCGCGCGGCGCATCCACCAGCTCGGCCCGCGCGCGGTGCTCGTCAAGGGTGGAGGCATGACGGGTGAGCTCCGCGGCCTGGATGTCTGGTTCGACGGAGAGCGGATGGAGACGCTGTTCCTTCGCGCCGTGAAGACGCAGAACACCCACGGCACGGGCTGCACCCTCTCCGCGGCCATCACCGCCGGGCTCGCGCTGGGGCAGGACGCGCGGGAAGCCACCCGGCGCGCCAAGGAGTTCGTCACCGCGGCACTGGAGCACCCGCTGCACCTGGGACAGGGCCACGGCCCGTTCAGCCACTTCTCCCCGCTGAACCGGCCCGCCTGA